One stretch of Legionella birminghamensis DNA includes these proteins:
- a CDS encoding 3-deoxy-7-phosphoheptulonate synthase class II has translation MNAWSPISWQQFSYQQAAVYPDQNQLQKVVEQLSQLPPLVTSGEIKTLRKEIALAGQGKAFILQGGDCAESFSECRSDVISNKLKILLQMSLILLHGMRKPIIRVGRIAGQYAKPRSSDFETIDGVTLPSYRGDLVNSPQFDARSRVPNPKLMLQGYSCAAMTLNFIRALLDGGFADLNHPQQWDLRFVDHSPQADEYHSLVHSIADSLDFFQAINGHALNNLSKVDFYTSHEALHLYYEQALTRRLHDGLWYNLSTHLPWIGMRTAQLDSAHLEFMRGIQNPIGIKVGPKATREWLIDVLKIINPNCEAGRVLLITRFGAQSISQLLPPLIEAVHSTNIPVTWSCDPMHGNTETTADGIKTRHFDNILSELQQADRIHSEMNSNLGGVHFELTGDNVTECIGGARGLNEEDLKHAYRSLVDPRLNYEQSLEMAIQLSRHFNPRPGRGG, from the coding sequence ATGAACGCGTGGTCGCCAATCTCCTGGCAACAGTTCTCCTACCAGCAAGCAGCAGTTTACCCTGATCAAAATCAGCTGCAAAAAGTCGTTGAGCAGTTAAGCCAGTTACCGCCGCTGGTTACCAGTGGGGAAATTAAAACACTCAGGAAAGAAATAGCACTAGCAGGACAAGGTAAGGCATTTATTCTGCAAGGTGGTGATTGTGCAGAATCTTTCAGCGAATGCCGTTCCGACGTAATCAGCAATAAATTGAAAATTCTGTTACAGATGAGTCTGATTCTGCTGCATGGGATGCGCAAGCCAATTATCCGCGTGGGAAGGATTGCCGGCCAGTATGCCAAGCCCCGCTCCTCGGATTTCGAAACAATAGATGGAGTTACGCTGCCCAGCTATCGAGGCGATTTGGTCAACTCGCCTCAGTTTGATGCCCGGTCGCGTGTTCCCAATCCCAAATTAATGTTGCAGGGTTACAGTTGTGCAGCAATGACTTTGAATTTTATCCGCGCCCTGCTTGACGGGGGCTTCGCTGATTTGAACCATCCTCAGCAATGGGACTTGCGCTTTGTCGACCATTCACCCCAGGCCGATGAATATCATTCGCTGGTTCATTCAATAGCTGATTCCCTGGATTTTTTTCAGGCCATCAATGGCCATGCATTAAACAATCTTAGCAAGGTTGATTTTTACACCTCCCATGAAGCCTTGCATCTTTATTACGAGCAAGCACTGACCAGGCGCCTGCATGACGGTCTCTGGTATAATTTATCCACTCACCTCCCCTGGATAGGCATGCGTACTGCACAGCTTGATAGTGCTCATCTTGAGTTTATGCGCGGTATTCAAAACCCGATTGGCATTAAGGTAGGTCCCAAAGCAACGCGTGAATGGTTAATAGATGTACTCAAAATTATCAATCCTAATTGTGAAGCCGGCAGAGTGCTGCTGATTACGCGATTCGGCGCCCAATCCATTTCCCAGTTATTACCTCCTCTGATTGAAGCAGTCCATTCAACCAATATCCCTGTTACCTGGTCTTGTGATCCTATGCATGGAAATACTGAGACAACAGCAGATGGGATTAAAACCCGCCATTTTGACAATATTTTATCAGAACTGCAGCAGGCTGATCGAATTCATAGTGAAATGAACAGTAATCTTGGCGGCGTTCATTTTGAATTGACAGGCGATAATGTCACTGAATGCATCGGCGGCGCACGAGGATTGAACGAAGAGGACTTAAAGCATGCCTATCGCAGCCTGGTTGATCCACGCTTGAATTATGAGCAGTCATTGGAGATGGCTATACAGCTGAGCCGTCATTTTAATCCGCGACCGGGACGGGGAGGATAG
- the carA gene encoding glutamine-hydrolyzing carbamoyl-phosphate synthase small subunit — translation MSNKPAILALADGTVYHGLSAGASGHCVGELVFNTAMTGYQEMLTDPSYARQIITLTTAHVGNTGCNEEDMESSRIWAAGLVMRNCSQYPSNYRSTLSLPEWLKRNSIVAISGIDTRQLTIHLREQGAMGACISTQVDKPEQAIARARAFNGLNGADLACEVSRQAIDRWDEGRGAWALDSRPLQYHVVAYDFGVKHTILRILKDKGCYITLVPAKTTAEEVLNLNPDGIFLSNGPGDPLACDYAIEATRTFLDAEIPLFGICLGFQILGLAAGGKSLKMKFGHHGANHPVAECTGEKRVFITSQNHGFSIDETSLPECLEVTHRSLFDNSLQGIKHKTKPAFGFQGHPESSPGPHDIEVLFEQFIAMMKNNK, via the coding sequence ATGTCTAATAAACCAGCTATACTAGCTCTTGCTGACGGAACAGTTTACCACGGACTGTCCGCAGGTGCTTCTGGCCACTGTGTGGGAGAGCTCGTTTTTAATACGGCAATGACTGGTTATCAGGAAATGCTGACCGATCCCTCCTATGCCCGCCAGATCATCACTCTGACTACTGCGCATGTCGGGAATACAGGTTGTAACGAAGAGGATATGGAATCTTCACGGATCTGGGCAGCAGGTCTGGTCATGCGTAATTGCTCCCAATACCCCAGTAACTATCGCTCCACTCTCTCTTTACCAGAGTGGCTTAAACGAAACAGTATTGTTGCTATTTCAGGGATCGATACCCGGCAATTAACTATTCATCTGCGCGAACAGGGTGCAATGGGAGCTTGTATTAGCACACAGGTAGATAAGCCAGAACAGGCAATTGCCAGGGCGCGTGCCTTTAATGGTTTGAATGGTGCTGATTTGGCCTGCGAGGTATCGCGTCAGGCAATTGATCGCTGGGATGAAGGCCGGGGAGCCTGGGCTTTGGATTCCCGCCCGCTGCAATATCACGTGGTGGCCTATGATTTTGGCGTAAAACATACCATTCTTCGTATTTTGAAGGATAAGGGCTGTTACATAACACTTGTGCCAGCCAAGACGACTGCTGAAGAAGTGCTGAACTTAAACCCGGATGGTATATTCCTTTCAAATGGACCCGGTGACCCGCTTGCCTGTGATTATGCCATTGAAGCAACCCGCACTTTTCTCGATGCGGAGATCCCTTTATTTGGTATTTGCCTTGGCTTTCAGATTTTAGGTTTGGCCGCAGGCGGTAAATCATTAAAAATGAAATTCGGGCATCACGGTGCAAACCATCCAGTTGCCGAATGCACTGGTGAAAAACGGGTTTTTATTACCAGCCAGAATCATGGGTTCTCTATTGATGAAACCAGTTTACCCGAATGTCTTGAGGTAACTCATCGCTCTCTGTTTGATAATAGTTTGCAAGGAATCAAACATAAAACCAAACCTGCTTTTGGTTTTCAGGGACATCCTGAATCAAGTCCTGGCCCTCATGATATCGAGGTTCTCTTTGAGCAGTTTATTGCGATGATGAAAAATAATAAATAA
- the dnaK gene encoding molecular chaperone DnaK — protein sequence MAKIIGIDLGTTNSCVAVMEGKNVRVIENSEGHRTTPSIVAFTDDDEVLVGQSAKRQAVTNPDKTLFAVKRLIGRRFDDAVVQKDIKMVPYKIVKADNGDAWVQVKGQDKAPPQISAEVLRKMKKTAEDYLGEEVKEAVITVPAYFNDSQRQATKDAGRIAGLEVKRIINEPTAAALAYGMDKKRGDSIIAVYDLGGGTFDISIIEIAEVEGEHQFEVLATNGDTFLGGEDFDLALIEYLAAEFKKDTGIDLHNDPLALQRLKDAAEKAKIELSSAQQTDVNLPYITADSTGPKHMNIKLTRAKLESLVEKLVERTIEPCKTALKDAGLTVSQINEVILVGGQTRMPLVQKTVQDFFGKEPRKDVNPDEAVAVGAAIQAAVLSGEVKDILLLDVTPLSLGIETLGGVMTKLIQKNTTIPTKANQVFSTADDRQTAVTVHVLQGEREQASANKSLGRFDLTDIPAAPRGVPQIEVTFDIDANGILNVSAKDKATGKAQSIVIKASSGLSDAEVEAMVKDAQSHAEEDKKFKEMADLRNQADSLIHSSEKSLTDLAGELADDEKKGIETAIAELKEAVKGNDKASIEEKLKVLSDASGKMAERVYAKKAAEGQAQQGAETQHAGQQSHAGESSTGKSSSDGVVDAEFEEVQDDKK from the coding sequence ATGGCAAAAATTATTGGTATTGACTTGGGTACAACAAACTCTTGCGTTGCGGTAATGGAAGGCAAGAATGTACGCGTGATTGAAAACAGTGAAGGCCACCGTACTACACCTTCAATTGTTGCATTCACTGATGATGACGAAGTATTGGTTGGGCAATCTGCAAAGCGCCAGGCTGTAACCAATCCTGATAAAACTCTATTTGCCGTCAAGCGCTTGATTGGCCGTCGTTTTGACGATGCGGTCGTACAAAAAGACATCAAAATGGTACCTTACAAAATCGTCAAAGCAGATAATGGCGATGCCTGGGTACAGGTTAAAGGCCAGGATAAAGCGCCTCCGCAAATCTCCGCAGAAGTATTACGCAAAATGAAGAAAACTGCTGAAGATTACCTGGGCGAAGAGGTAAAAGAAGCCGTTATTACAGTACCTGCTTACTTCAATGACTCTCAGCGTCAGGCTACCAAAGATGCTGGACGTATTGCCGGTCTGGAAGTCAAACGGATTATCAACGAACCCACTGCTGCTGCCCTTGCTTATGGCATGGACAAAAAACGCGGTGATTCTATCATTGCGGTTTACGACCTTGGCGGCGGTACATTTGATATTTCAATCATTGAAATTGCTGAAGTTGAAGGCGAGCACCAATTCGAAGTACTTGCGACTAACGGCGATACATTTCTCGGCGGTGAAGACTTCGACCTGGCATTAATTGAATACCTGGCTGCGGAATTTAAAAAAGATACCGGCATTGATCTGCATAATGATCCTCTGGCGCTGCAACGATTAAAAGATGCGGCAGAAAAGGCAAAAATTGAATTGTCCTCTGCTCAGCAAACGGATGTCAACCTTCCCTATATTACAGCCGATTCGACCGGGCCCAAGCACATGAATATCAAATTAACCCGTGCCAAGCTGGAATCATTGGTTGAAAAGCTGGTTGAACGTACAATTGAGCCTTGCAAAACAGCACTTAAGGATGCGGGATTAACCGTTTCACAGATTAATGAAGTAATTCTTGTCGGTGGTCAGACGCGTATGCCCCTGGTTCAAAAAACCGTACAGGATTTCTTTGGCAAAGAGCCCCGTAAAGACGTGAATCCTGATGAAGCAGTGGCAGTAGGTGCTGCTATTCAGGCTGCTGTATTGTCTGGTGAAGTAAAAGATATTCTTCTGCTTGACGTAACCCCGCTTTCTTTAGGTATTGAAACCCTGGGCGGAGTAATGACCAAATTGATTCAGAAAAATACAACCATTCCTACTAAAGCCAATCAGGTTTTCTCTACAGCGGATGATCGCCAGACAGCCGTAACCGTCCATGTATTACAGGGCGAGCGTGAGCAGGCATCTGCCAATAAATCCCTGGGTCGGTTTGATTTGACTGATATCCCTGCAGCTCCTCGCGGCGTACCGCAAATTGAAGTTACCTTTGATATCGATGCCAATGGTATTTTGAATGTATCCGCAAAAGACAAGGCAACTGGCAAGGCGCAGTCCATCGTGATTAAGGCTTCCAGCGGTTTGAGCGATGCTGAGGTTGAGGCAATGGTCAAAGATGCGCAATCCCATGCAGAAGAAGATAAAAAATTCAAAGAGATGGCAGATCTTCGTAACCAGGCTGACAGTTTGATCCACAGCAGCGAAAAATCCCTGACTGATTTGGCAGGTGAGCTTGCTGATGATGAGAAAAAAGGAATCGAAACTGCAATTGCCGAGTTAAAAGAAGCTGTTAAAGGAAATGACAAGGCTAGCATTGAAGAGAAGCTGAAAGTTTTATCCGATGCTTCTGGTAAAATGGCTGAGCGTGTTTATGCTAAAAAAGCGGCCGAAGGGCAAGCACAGCAAGGTGCAGAAACACAACACGCCGGACAGCAATCCCATGCTGGAGAAAGCAGTACTGGCAAGTCTTCTTCTGATGGCGTAGTGGATGCCGAATTTGAAGAAGTCCAGGACGATAAGAAATAA
- the metK gene encoding methionine adenosyltransferase, with protein sequence MTELRVFTSESVSEGHPDKIADQISDAILDAILAKDPKARVACESFVKTGMVLVGGEITTSAWVDVEEITRQVIKDIGYNSSDMGFDWASCAVLSAIGKQSPDIARGVDNQDTKILGAGDQGLMFGYASRETDVYMPAPIAYSHRLMEKQAELRKNGSIPWLRPDAKCQLTLIYENGMPVAVDTVVFSTQHHPDIGYNDLVDTVKSEIIQKVIPSDWLNAKTRYFINPTGRFVIGGPLGDCGLTGRKIIVDTYGGMARHGGGCFSGKDPSKVDRSAAYAARHVAKNLVAAGIAERCEIQVSYAIGVAEPTSISVETFGTGVLPENMIINLIREHFDLTPQGIIDHHDLLRPIYRQTATYGHYGRPNLPWERLDKVDALKKAL encoded by the coding sequence GTGACTGAGCTAAGAGTATTTACTTCAGAATCCGTTTCTGAAGGGCATCCTGATAAAATCGCTGATCAAATTTCTGATGCCATTCTTGACGCAATTCTGGCGAAAGATCCAAAGGCAAGAGTTGCCTGTGAAAGTTTTGTAAAAACCGGAATGGTTCTTGTCGGCGGAGAAATAACTACTTCTGCCTGGGTAGATGTAGAAGAAATTACCCGCCAGGTGATTAAAGATATTGGCTATAACAGTTCTGATATGGGATTTGACTGGGCTTCCTGTGCGGTGTTGTCTGCAATTGGCAAGCAATCTCCGGACATCGCGCGAGGGGTAGATAATCAGGACACCAAAATTCTGGGCGCAGGCGATCAGGGCTTAATGTTCGGTTATGCAAGCCGGGAGACTGATGTTTATATGCCAGCCCCTATTGCCTATTCTCACCGGCTGATGGAGAAACAGGCGGAGTTACGAAAGAATGGCAGTATCCCCTGGCTTCGTCCTGATGCAAAATGCCAGCTCACGCTTATTTATGAAAACGGTATGCCTGTAGCGGTGGATACCGTGGTATTTTCTACGCAGCATCACCCGGATATTGGCTATAATGATTTAGTTGATACCGTTAAATCTGAAATTATTCAAAAGGTCATTCCCTCTGACTGGCTGAATGCAAAGACCCGCTATTTTATTAACCCTACCGGACGATTTGTCATTGGCGGTCCCTTGGGGGATTGCGGTCTGACCGGGCGTAAAATCATTGTAGATACTTATGGCGGAATGGCCAGACACGGTGGCGGATGTTTTTCAGGAAAAGACCCCTCAAAGGTGGATCGCTCAGCCGCTTATGCTGCACGCCATGTTGCTAAAAATCTGGTGGCTGCCGGGATTGCAGAAAGATGCGAGATTCAGGTTTCCTACGCGATTGGGGTTGCTGAACCCACATCGATTAGCGTGGAAACATTCGGCACTGGCGTCCTCCCGGAGAATATGATTATCAATCTGATTCGTGAGCATTTTGATTTAACACCGCAGGGAATTATTGATCATCACGATCTGTTAAGACCGATTTATCGCCAGACAGCTACCTATGGCCATTATGGCAGACCGAATTTACCATGGGAAAGGCTGGACAAAGTCGATGCTTTAAAAAAAGCCCTTTAA
- the dnaJ gene encoding molecular chaperone DnaJ has translation MDQRDYYEILGVSRGASEGDIKKAYRKLAMKYHPDRNPNDNVAEEKFKEVQRAYAVLSDTQKRTAYDQFGHAGVDGAAGGFGGQGGFGFGDVFEDIFENIFSGGRAHGRQSRGQRGSDLQYNIQLTLEEAAQGKQVEITVPRHAACETCNGSGAKAGSTPKNCETCGGIGQVRIQQGFFSIQQTCPGCHGEGKIITDPCNSCHGQGRVRESKKLTVKIPAGVDNGDRVRLSGEGEAGIYGGGSGDLYVQISVKQHAIFERHESDLYCEVPISFATAALGGTIEVPTLEGRVSLKIPAETQTAKVFRLRGKGIKSVRGHGTGDLLCKVAVETPVNLSKEQKELLTKLQESLDSSKKTHSPKSTSWFDGVKKFFEDMKF, from the coding sequence ATGGATCAGCGGGATTATTATGAGATTCTGGGTGTTAGTCGCGGTGCCAGTGAAGGCGATATAAAGAAAGCGTATCGAAAATTGGCAATGAAGTATCATCCGGATCGTAATCCAAATGATAATGTTGCAGAAGAGAAATTTAAAGAAGTGCAAAGAGCCTATGCAGTCTTATCGGATACACAGAAAAGGACTGCCTATGACCAATTTGGGCATGCCGGCGTTGACGGCGCTGCTGGCGGTTTCGGCGGTCAGGGCGGATTTGGTTTCGGTGATGTGTTTGAAGATATTTTTGAGAATATTTTCTCTGGCGGCAGGGCGCATGGCCGGCAGTCAAGGGGGCAGCGCGGCTCCGATCTGCAATATAATATTCAACTAACGCTTGAAGAGGCAGCACAGGGCAAACAGGTAGAAATCACTGTTCCCAGGCATGCCGCATGCGAAACTTGTAACGGCTCAGGCGCAAAAGCAGGCTCGACCCCAAAAAATTGCGAAACTTGCGGTGGAATAGGCCAGGTGCGAATTCAGCAGGGCTTTTTCTCTATCCAGCAAACCTGCCCCGGTTGTCATGGTGAGGGGAAAATAATAACCGATCCATGTAACAGCTGCCACGGTCAGGGACGTGTAAGGGAAAGCAAGAAATTAACGGTTAAAATCCCTGCGGGCGTTGATAATGGCGATAGGGTACGCTTGTCTGGAGAAGGGGAAGCCGGAATTTATGGTGGAGGCTCAGGGGATTTGTATGTACAAATCAGTGTTAAACAGCACGCTATTTTTGAACGTCATGAGAGCGATCTTTATTGCGAAGTGCCAATCAGTTTTGCTACGGCAGCTTTAGGCGGCACTATCGAGGTGCCGACACTTGAGGGGCGCGTCAGCCTGAAAATACCAGCGGAAACACAAACAGCAAAAGTATTTCGTTTGCGCGGCAAGGGAATTAAATCGGTTCGCGGACATGGGACCGGTGATTTGCTTTGTAAGGTAGCGGTAGAGACGCCGGTTAATCTTTCAAAAGAACAGAAAGAATTGTTAACCAAATTGCAGGAATCATTGGACAGCAGTAAAAAAACGCATTCGCCCAAATCAACGTCCTGGTTTGATGGTGTAAAAAAATTTTTTGAAGACATGAAATTTTAG
- the grpE gene encoding nucleotide exchange factor GrpE codes for MSSEKTKDWKKIKETIEQKLNEDTEDSVEIDDEEDGGNGQTGTGNALDHPSYVALEEKLTLAEQQAHENWEKSVRAMAELENVRRRAERDISNAHRYGLEKFITSLLPVADSLEQAMQLADKSAQDGMYEGLELTMKLFLDALAKQDVQQIDPQGQLFNPQEHEAMSMVDAPGAEPNTIVTVFQKGYKMADRIIRPARVIVAKK; via the coding sequence ATGAGCAGTGAGAAAACAAAAGACTGGAAAAAAATCAAAGAAACGATCGAGCAAAAACTCAATGAAGACACTGAAGATTCGGTTGAAATTGATGATGAAGAGGATGGTGGAAACGGCCAGACAGGCACAGGAAATGCCCTGGATCACCCCAGTTATGTGGCATTGGAAGAAAAATTGACCTTGGCTGAGCAGCAGGCTCATGAAAACTGGGAAAAGTCAGTCAGGGCAATGGCCGAGCTTGAAAATGTAAGGCGCCGCGCTGAAAGGGATATAAGCAATGCCCATCGCTACGGCCTTGAGAAATTTATTACCTCGCTTCTGCCTGTTGCTGACAGCCTTGAGCAAGCCATGCAGTTGGCTGATAAATCGGCGCAGGATGGTATGTATGAAGGCTTGGAATTAACGATGAAGCTGTTTCTGGATGCCTTGGCTAAACAGGACGTCCAACAGATCGATCCGCAGGGACAGCTATTTAATCCCCAGGAGCATGAAGCGATGTCAATGGTGGATGCACCGGGTGCAGAGCCTAATACAATAGTGACCGTGTTTCAGAAAGGATACAAAATGGCGGATCGAATTATTCGTCCGGCCCGGGTGATTGTGGCAAAAAAATAA